A genome region from Leifsonia sp. Root112D2 includes the following:
- a CDS encoding MFS transporter: MSIYSSLLKTPGVGRIIAAQLTARFPFGMLSLAFLLHIERVHHSYAAAGLVLGAMSVGQAVAGPLTSRLMGVWGMRLVLSLTLGLCAVAVAVIGVLPLPIPLTMAVAAFAGLTMPPVQPAVRTIYPKMVNSRQLTPLFSLDASAQEIIWIAGPVVITFVATQLGTVEGILMSVAIMLAGGLWFIASPEVGRVRIPRSKRRLGAVLRRPPVMLATVVGFLLIGSCAAIEAGVVANFGEGSPFAGIVLGIWSLGSLVGGLALGHVPIGPWATARRMFIVFVGIAISMFMLWSWWGLALTLIIAGLGIAPALAVLFAIVSASVKFSDTAEAYGWVGTGQLIGAALGSALAGFYIDSSGAVGAFWVAGAFALVGFIIPVVAVRWHPDLRGRDASPIPDTEPIAVQPS; this comes from the coding sequence GTGAGTATCTATTCGAGCCTTCTGAAGACGCCGGGCGTCGGGCGAATCATCGCGGCTCAGCTCACGGCCAGATTCCCGTTCGGGATGCTCTCGCTCGCCTTTCTCCTGCACATCGAACGCGTGCACCATTCCTACGCCGCGGCAGGCCTCGTGCTCGGGGCCATGAGCGTCGGCCAGGCCGTCGCCGGCCCGCTGACGAGCCGCCTCATGGGGGTATGGGGAATGCGGCTCGTGCTGAGCCTCACGCTCGGCCTGTGCGCCGTCGCCGTCGCGGTGATCGGCGTGCTCCCCCTGCCAATTCCGCTCACCATGGCCGTCGCGGCGTTCGCCGGTCTCACCATGCCGCCGGTGCAGCCCGCGGTTCGCACCATCTATCCCAAGATGGTGAACTCCCGCCAGCTCACGCCGCTGTTCTCCCTGGATGCCTCGGCGCAGGAGATCATCTGGATCGCCGGCCCCGTGGTGATCACCTTTGTGGCCACGCAGCTCGGCACCGTCGAGGGCATCCTCATGTCCGTGGCGATCATGCTGGCCGGCGGACTCTGGTTCATCGCCTCGCCGGAGGTCGGCCGGGTGCGCATCCCACGCAGCAAACGCAGGCTCGGCGCGGTACTGCGCCGACCGCCCGTGATGCTGGCCACGGTCGTCGGTTTTCTCCTGATCGGCTCCTGCGCGGCTATCGAGGCGGGCGTCGTCGCGAACTTCGGCGAGGGCTCGCCGTTCGCCGGCATTGTGCTCGGCATCTGGTCACTCGGCTCGCTCGTCGGCGGCCTCGCCCTCGGGCACGTTCCCATCGGTCCGTGGGCCACCGCGCGACGCATGTTCATCGTGTTCGTCGGCATCGCCATCTCCATGTTCATGCTGTGGTCGTGGTGGGGTCTCGCGCTCACGCTCATCATCGCGGGGCTCGGCATCGCCCCGGCCCTGGCCGTGCTCTTCGCGATTGTGTCGGCGAGCGTCAAATTCAGCGACACGGCAGAGGCCTACGGCTGGGTGGGCACCGGGCAGCTCATCGGCGCCGCCCTCGGCTCGGCCCTGGCCGGGTTCTACATCGACAGTTCGGGCGCGGTCGGTGCGTTCTGGGTTGCGGGAGCGTTCGCGCTCGTGGGGTTCATCATTCCGGTCGTGGCCGTGCGCTGGCATCCCGACCTGCGCGGGCGCGACGCCAGCCCCATTCCCGACACCGAGCCGATAGCGGTTCAGCCCAGCTGA
- a CDS encoding aldo/keto reductase encodes MDQRTLGRTGRTVSAIGLGTWQLGADWGDVTEADATAVLAASADAGVTFFDTADVYGDGRSEQIIGRFLAANPGHGITVATKMGRREAQDAANFTLAKFREWTDRSRANLGVDTLDLVQLHCPPTSVFSSDAVYDALDTLVADGAIANYGVSVETCDEALAAIARPGTASVQIILNAFRLKPLEKVLPAAREAGVGIIARVPLASGLLTGRYTAETTFAENDHRSFNRHGEAFDQGETFSGVDFESGVAAAQEFAALVPEALTPAQAALAWVAQQHGVSSVIPGARSIEQARGNAAAGSVPPLGEAFEAGVRDIYDRYFRAAIHTRW; translated from the coding sequence ATGGATCAGCGCACACTCGGAAGAACAGGGCGGACCGTTTCCGCCATCGGGCTCGGCACCTGGCAGCTGGGGGCCGACTGGGGAGACGTGACTGAGGCCGACGCAACCGCCGTACTCGCAGCATCCGCCGACGCCGGCGTCACCTTCTTCGACACGGCGGATGTCTATGGTGACGGCCGCAGCGAACAGATCATCGGGCGCTTTCTTGCCGCGAACCCCGGTCACGGCATCACGGTGGCCACCAAGATGGGGCGGCGCGAGGCGCAGGACGCCGCGAACTTCACTCTCGCGAAGTTCCGCGAATGGACCGACCGGTCACGCGCCAACCTTGGCGTCGACACGCTCGACCTGGTGCAGCTGCACTGCCCGCCGACGTCGGTCTTCTCCAGCGACGCCGTCTACGATGCCCTCGACACGCTCGTTGCCGACGGCGCCATCGCCAACTATGGCGTGAGCGTCGAGACCTGCGACGAGGCTCTCGCCGCGATTGCCCGCCCGGGCACGGCGAGCGTGCAGATCATTCTCAATGCGTTCCGGCTCAAGCCGCTCGAGAAGGTGCTGCCCGCCGCACGCGAGGCGGGGGTGGGCATCATCGCCCGCGTGCCGTTGGCATCCGGACTGCTGACCGGGCGTTACACGGCCGAGACGACATTCGCCGAGAACGACCACCGCAGCTTCAACCGGCACGGCGAGGCCTTCGATCAGGGCGAGACGTTCTCCGGCGTGGATTTCGAGTCCGGCGTTGCCGCGGCGCAGGAGTTCGCGGCACTCGTGCCCGAGGCTCTCACGCCGGCGCAGGCCGCCCTCGCCTGGGTGGCGCAGCAGCATGGCGTGAGCTCGGTCATTCCGGGCGCCCGGTCCATCGAGCAGGCGCGGGGCAACGCCGCCGCGGGCTCGGTGCCGCCCCTGGGCGAAGCATTCGAGGCCGGCGTGCGTGACATCTACGACCGCTACTTTCGCGCCGCCATCCACACGCGCTGGTAG
- a CDS encoding ribonucleoside-diphosphate reductase subunit alpha — protein sequence MAITVVKRNGEREPYDANKINLAIEDASQGLDENITWVTQIASELELTLFDGITTQQLDEAVIQVALQNVKDDPAFDVVAARLLLKTIYKRVLGDYKNNDELIALHRDGFADYIARGVDEQLLDPRLATLFDLPRLAEAIEPAHDDLLKYIGVVTLNNRYGIKARNGDPLEVPQYFWLRIAMGLSLNEADPTDAAISFYEKMSCLDYLAAGSTLVNAGTKYPQLSNCFVMEMQDDIEHIAKTTRDVMWLTKGTGGIGLSVTKLRAQGSPIRSNNTTSTGPIPFMHTIDSILRAVSRGGKKFGALCFYMENWHMDFPEFLDLRQNSGDPYRRTRTANTAVWISDEFMKRVQNDDAWYLFDPLEVQDLNELYGNAFSERYNFYVAEAEAGRMNMFKKITAREQFKAILMSLQTTSHPWLTWKDTINNRALNNNTGTIHLSNLCTEITLPQDRENVAVCNLVSINLSRHLHDGKFDWAQVEKSARLAVRQLDNLLDITLSSVAEADFSNQQNRAIGLGVMGFTDVVEKLGFSYESEEAYDLIDEIMEHVSYAAISESVDLAEERGAYPNFEGSRWSHGLVPFDTIALTEADRGIPIKVNRTTRLDWDALRERVKGGMRNATLMAIAPTASIGLVAGTTPGFDPQFTQIFSRSTSSGKFLEVNRNLVRDLQGLGLWESVREPILRSQGDIQGIEAIPDHIKAVYKTSFQLSPYAFIEVAARAQKWVDQAISRNMYLETRDLGDMMDIYYAAWERGVKTTYYLHSKPRHQAEQSTVKVNKSEEISGGARKGFGAAKATPVGVAAGSGSSDAAPEQSAPAAPRRGFGFGGLSNGGDK from the coding sequence GTGGCAATCACTGTCGTCAAGCGCAACGGAGAGCGCGAGCCGTACGACGCGAACAAGATCAACCTGGCGATCGAAGATGCCTCGCAGGGTCTCGACGAGAACATCACCTGGGTGACCCAGATCGCCAGCGAACTCGAGCTCACGCTCTTCGATGGCATCACCACCCAGCAGCTCGATGAGGCCGTGATTCAGGTCGCCCTGCAGAACGTCAAAGATGACCCTGCATTCGACGTGGTTGCCGCTCGCCTGCTGCTCAAGACGATCTACAAGCGTGTTCTCGGCGACTACAAGAACAACGACGAGCTGATCGCCCTTCACCGCGACGGTTTTGCGGACTACATCGCGCGCGGCGTCGACGAGCAGCTGCTCGACCCGCGTCTCGCCACGCTCTTCGACCTTCCCCGTCTGGCCGAGGCCATCGAACCCGCGCACGACGATCTGCTCAAGTACATCGGCGTGGTCACGCTGAACAACCGCTACGGCATCAAGGCGCGCAACGGCGATCCGCTCGAGGTTCCGCAGTACTTCTGGCTGCGCATCGCCATGGGCCTCTCGCTGAACGAGGCCGACCCGACGGATGCCGCTATCTCGTTCTACGAGAAGATGAGCTGCCTCGACTACCTGGCCGCAGGATCCACCCTCGTCAACGCCGGCACCAAGTACCCGCAGCTCTCCAACTGCTTCGTCATGGAGATGCAGGATGACATCGAGCACATCGCCAAGACGACCCGCGATGTCATGTGGCTCACCAAGGGAACGGGTGGCATCGGGCTTTCTGTCACCAAGCTGCGTGCGCAGGGTTCGCCCATCCGCTCGAACAACACCACGTCGACGGGCCCGATCCCGTTCATGCACACGATCGACTCGATCCTGCGTGCCGTCAGCCGTGGCGGCAAGAAGTTCGGTGCGCTGTGCTTCTACATGGAGAACTGGCACATGGACTTCCCCGAGTTCCTCGACCTGCGCCAGAACTCGGGTGACCCGTACCGCCGCACCCGCACGGCCAACACGGCGGTGTGGATCAGCGACGAGTTCATGAAGCGCGTGCAGAACGATGACGCCTGGTACCTGTTCGACCCGCTGGAGGTGCAGGACCTCAACGAGCTCTACGGTAACGCCTTCAGCGAGCGGTACAACTTCTACGTCGCCGAGGCCGAGGCCGGCCGCATGAACATGTTCAAGAAGATCACCGCGCGCGAGCAGTTCAAGGCCATTCTCATGAGCCTGCAGACCACCAGCCACCCGTGGCTGACGTGGAAGGACACGATCAACAACCGGGCGCTCAACAACAACACCGGCACGATTCACCTCTCCAACCTGTGCACCGAGATCACGCTGCCGCAGGACCGCGAGAACGTGGCGGTCTGCAACCTGGTCTCGATCAATCTCTCCCGCCACCTGCACGACGGAAAGTTCGACTGGGCGCAGGTCGAGAAGAGCGCCCGCCTCGCGGTGCGCCAGCTGGACAACCTGCTCGACATCACGCTCTCCAGCGTGGCCGAGGCCGACTTCTCCAACCAGCAGAACCGGGCAATCGGTCTCGGCGTGATGGGCTTCACCGACGTGGTCGAGAAGCTGGGCTTCAGCTACGAGAGCGAAGAGGCATACGACCTCATCGACGAGATCATGGAGCACGTCTCCTACGCGGCGATCTCCGAGTCGGTGGATCTGGCCGAGGAACGCGGGGCGTACCCCAACTTCGAGGGCTCCCGATGGTCGCACGGCCTGGTGCCGTTCGACACCATCGCGCTCACCGAAGCCGACCGCGGGATTCCGATCAAGGTCAACCGCACGACCCGCCTTGACTGGGATGCCCTGCGCGAGAGGGTCAAGGGGGGCATGCGCAACGCAACCCTCATGGCCATCGCGCCGACGGCATCCATCGGTCTGGTTGCGGGAACCACGCCCGGATTCGACCCGCAGTTCACGCAGATCTTCAGCCGCTCCACCTCGTCGGGCAAGTTCCTCGAGGTCAACCGCAACCTCGTGCGCGACCTGCAGGGTCTGGGCTTGTGGGAGAGCGTGCGCGAGCCGATCCTGCGTAGCCAGGGCGACATCCAGGGCATCGAGGCGATTCCCGACCACATCAAGGCCGTGTACAAGACGAGCTTCCAGCTCTCCCCGTACGCGTTCATCGAGGTCGCCGCGCGGGCGCAGAAGTGGGTCGACCAGGCCATCAGCCGCAACATGTACCTCGAGACGCGTGACCTCGGCGACATGATGGACATCTACTACGCGGCCTGGGAGCGGGGCGTGAAGACCACGTACTACCTGCACTCCAAGCCGCGGCACCAGGCCGAGCAGTCCACCGTGAAGGTGAACAAGTCGGAAGAGATCTCGGGCGGCGCACGCAAGGGTTTCGGCGCGGCCAAGGCCACACCCGTCGGCGTCGCCGCGGGATCCGGATCCTCGGATGCCGCGCCCGAGCAGTCAGCACCGGCCGCGCCTCGTCGTGGCTTCGGTTTCGGTGGTCTCAGCAACGGGGGTGACAAGTAA
- a CDS encoding aldo/keto reductase: protein MSIPSPILPLSDGHSIPQLGLGVYKIPDADAATAVRLALETGYRHIDTAALYENERGVGQGIAASGIDRSEIFVTTKVWNDRHGIDETRRAFDESLDRLGLDYVDLYLIHWPAPKQGRYLEAWRALEKIRADGLARSIGVSNFHTHHLDRVLAEGEIAPVINQVELHPRLPQTAVRAYDAAHGILTEAWSPLARGRLLDSQLLAGIAEKYGKSVAQVVIRWHIELGNVVIPKSVHAERIRENFEVFDFALDANDLAAIATLENGERTGRDPDDLD from the coding sequence ATGAGCATCCCCTCCCCGATCCTGCCGCTGAGCGACGGCCACTCGATTCCCCAGCTGGGTCTCGGCGTCTACAAGATTCCGGATGCCGACGCGGCCACCGCGGTGCGCCTCGCCCTCGAGACCGGATACCGCCACATCGACACGGCGGCGCTCTACGAGAACGAGCGCGGAGTCGGCCAGGGCATCGCGGCATCCGGTATCGACCGCAGCGAGATCTTCGTGACGACCAAGGTCTGGAACGACCGGCACGGCATCGACGAGACTCGGCGCGCATTCGATGAGAGCCTGGACAGGCTCGGCCTCGACTACGTGGATCTCTATCTCATCCACTGGCCCGCACCGAAGCAGGGGCGCTATCTCGAGGCATGGCGCGCTCTCGAGAAGATCCGCGCCGACGGGCTCGCGCGATCCATCGGCGTCTCGAACTTTCACACGCACCACCTCGACCGCGTTCTCGCCGAGGGCGAGATCGCGCCGGTGATCAACCAGGTGGAGTTGCACCCACGGCTGCCGCAGACCGCGGTGCGCGCCTATGACGCGGCCCACGGCATACTCACCGAGGCGTGGTCGCCGCTCGCGCGCGGGCGCCTGCTCGACTCGCAGCTGCTCGCCGGCATCGCGGAGAAGTACGGCAAATCGGTGGCGCAGGTGGTGATCCGCTGGCACATCGAGCTCGGCAATGTGGTGATTCCCAAGTCGGTGCACGCAGAGCGCATCCGCGAGAACTTCGAGGTCTTCGACTTTGCGCTCGACGCCAACGACCTGGCGGCCATCGCCACTCTCGAGAACGGCGAACGCACCGGTCGCGACCCCGACGACCTCGACTGA
- a CDS encoding ribonucleotide-diphosphate reductase subunit beta has translation MGILGTGIQEGLLLKPVKYKWAMDLYDQAVANTWFPNEIQLGEDIADFKKMTDEERHAVTFLMSYFNPNELLVNKALAFGVYPYLNAAEAHLYLAKQMWEEANHCMSFEYVLETFPINRDEAYNAHVDVPSMAKKEEFQVNFIKRMTEETLDITTTAGKQDFVRNLVAYNVILEGIWFYSGFMVALSFRQRNLLRNFGSLMDWVVRDESLHLKFGMNLILTVLEENPDLQTAEFAEEIKQMILDAVEMEEQYNRDLLPGGILGLNANYINQYVRYLADRRLEELGFEPEYKVSNPAKWMATANDTLELVNFFESTNTSYEANAKATVGAKAE, from the coding sequence ATGGGTATTTTGGGCACCGGAATCCAGGAAGGCCTGCTGCTGAAGCCGGTCAAATACAAGTGGGCGATGGATCTGTACGACCAGGCTGTTGCGAACACCTGGTTCCCCAATGAGATTCAGCTCGGCGAAGATATCGCCGACTTCAAGAAGATGACCGACGAGGAACGTCACGCCGTCACCTTCCTGATGAGCTACTTCAACCCGAACGAGCTGCTGGTGAACAAGGCCCTCGCCTTCGGCGTGTATCCCTACCTGAACGCCGCGGAGGCCCACCTCTATCTGGCGAAGCAGATGTGGGAAGAGGCCAACCACTGCATGTCATTCGAGTACGTGCTCGAGACCTTCCCGATCAACCGGGACGAGGCCTACAACGCCCACGTCGACGTTCCTTCCATGGCGAAGAAGGAGGAATTCCAGGTCAACTTCATCAAGCGCATGACCGAGGAGACCCTCGACATCACGACGACCGCCGGCAAGCAGGACTTCGTGCGCAACCTGGTGGCCTACAACGTGATTCTCGAGGGCATCTGGTTCTACTCGGGATTCATGGTGGCGCTGAGTTTTCGCCAGCGCAACCTGCTGCGCAACTTCGGCTCGCTCATGGACTGGGTGGTGCGCGACGAGTCGCTGCACCTCAAATTCGGCATGAACCTGATTCTGACGGTGCTCGAAGAGAACCCCGATCTGCAGACGGCCGAGTTCGCCGAAGAGATCAAGCAGATGATTCTTGACGCCGTGGAGATGGAAGAGCAGTACAACCGCGACCTGCTGCCCGGCGGCATTCTCGGTCTGAACGCCAACTACATCAACCAGTACGTGCGGTACCTCGCCGATCGGCGCCTGGAAGAACTGGGCTTCGAGCCGGAGTACAAGGTGTCGAACCCGGCCAAGTGGATGGCGACGGCGAACGACACGCTCGAGCTGGTCAACTTCTTCGAGTCCACGAACACCTCATACGAGGCGAACGCGAAGGCCACGGTGGGCGCCAAGGCCGAGTAG
- a CDS encoding hemerythrin domain-containing protein — protein sequence METLGSALEREHREIDGGIETYTAALAVGTTDTEPLVRATDGLRRHIYLEEAFLFPPLREAGMTMPIFVMLREHGELWRTMDSLQALLGDDTPSATMLDACRELLALLDAHNSKEEPIIYTQADTVLDGEASTELLAFLEAGRMPEGWVCAQA from the coding sequence ATGGAAACGCTGGGCAGCGCCCTCGAGCGCGAGCACCGCGAGATCGACGGCGGAATCGAGACCTACACCGCGGCGCTTGCGGTCGGCACGACCGACACCGAACCGCTCGTGCGCGCCACGGACGGCCTGCGCCGACACATTTATCTTGAGGAGGCGTTCCTGTTTCCGCCGTTGCGCGAGGCCGGCATGACCATGCCCATCTTCGTGATGCTGCGCGAGCACGGCGAGCTCTGGCGCACCATGGATTCCCTGCAGGCGCTGCTCGGCGACGACACGCCTTCGGCGACGATGCTCGACGCCTGCCGCGAGCTGCTGGCGCTGCTGGATGCGCACAACTCCAAGGAGGAGCCGATCATCTACACGCAGGCCGACACGGTGCTCGACGGCGAGGCCAGTACCGAGCTTCTCGCATTCCTCGAGGCGGGACGGATGCCCGAGGGCTGGGTCTGCGCGCAGGCCTAG
- a CDS encoding acyl-CoA dehydrogenase family protein, producing MPVQEVLSDELLEGIRSRAAGYDRENAFFTEDLAELTAAGYLKAFVPVEFGGLGLSLQCVAHEQSRLASAAPATALAVNMHLVWTGVAKVLRDRGDDSLEFVLREAGAGEIFAFGISEGGNDLVLFGSRTDARPESDGGYRFVGTKIFTSLSPAWTRLGTMGLDATSADAPKLVYGFITRDGGGFEIKDDWDTVGMRASQSNSTVLTGALAPADRIVRRLDPGPNADPLIFAIFANFEILLAAVYTGIGARALELAVAGAKRRTSMKNDGRSYAQDPDIRWRVADAAIAQDGIGPQLDALARDVDALADHGSQWFPKLVGLKVRATENARFVVDQAIRVSGGGSYFSGSELGRLYRDVLAGLFHPSDDESAHSTVANAWLGPIDDPA from the coding sequence GTGCCGGTCCAAGAAGTGCTGAGCGATGAGCTGCTGGAGGGCATCCGTTCGAGGGCGGCCGGCTACGACCGCGAGAACGCCTTCTTCACCGAGGATCTCGCCGAGCTGACCGCGGCCGGGTACCTGAAGGCATTCGTGCCCGTCGAGTTCGGTGGCCTCGGCCTGTCGCTTCAGTGTGTGGCCCACGAGCAGTCGCGACTGGCATCCGCGGCCCCCGCAACCGCGCTGGCCGTCAACATGCACCTGGTGTGGACCGGCGTGGCCAAGGTACTGCGCGATCGCGGCGACGACTCGCTCGAGTTCGTGCTGCGTGAGGCGGGCGCGGGCGAAATCTTCGCGTTCGGCATCAGCGAGGGCGGCAACGATCTGGTGCTATTCGGCTCCCGAACGGATGCGCGCCCCGAGTCCGATGGCGGCTATCGATTCGTCGGCACCAAGATCTTCACCTCGCTCTCCCCCGCCTGGACGCGCCTCGGCACGATGGGTCTGGACGCCACCAGCGCGGATGCCCCGAAGCTGGTCTACGGTTTCATCACGCGCGATGGCGGCGGCTTCGAGATCAAGGATGACTGGGACACCGTGGGCATGCGGGCCAGCCAGAGCAACTCCACGGTGCTCACCGGCGCACTCGCGCCCGCGGATCGCATTGTGCGGCGTCTCGATCCCGGCCCCAATGCCGACCCGCTCATTTTCGCCATCTTCGCCAACTTCGAGATTCTGCTCGCCGCCGTCTACACGGGCATCGGCGCTCGCGCGCTCGAACTCGCCGTCGCAGGCGCCAAGCGGCGAACCTCGATGAAGAACGACGGTCGCTCCTACGCGCAGGATCCGGACATCCGCTGGCGGGTGGCGGATGCCGCCATCGCCCAGGACGGCATCGGCCCGCAACTGGATGCGCTGGCTCGCGACGTCGACGCGCTGGCCGACCACGGCTCACAGTGGTTCCCGAAACTGGTGGGGTTGAAGGTGCGCGCCACCGAGAACGCGCGCTTCGTCGTTGACCAGGCCATCCGCGTCTCGGGCGGCGGCTCGTACTTCAGCGGCAGCGAGTTGGGGCGGCTGTATCGCGACGTGCTGGCCGGGCTCTTCCATCCCTCCGACGACGAGTCCGCGCACTCCACCGTGGCCAACGCCTGGCTCGGCCCGATCGATGACCCCGCCTGA
- a CDS encoding carboxymuconolactone decarboxylase family protein, producing the protein MSFDQRLSVQEIDAAAYAPMLAMERYIHSGGLGEVLLALIKIRASQINGCAYCLDMHGREARAAGIDERRLDVLAGWHEAPSLYSEREQAALALTEAVTLIGERGVPDETWSRATAAFDEKEIVVVLMAISAINVWNRLAISTHQALPEHPAGS; encoded by the coding sequence ATGTCCTTCGACCAACGCCTTTCCGTGCAGGAGATTGATGCGGCGGCATACGCCCCGATGCTCGCCATGGAGAGATACATTCACTCCGGCGGCCTCGGCGAGGTTCTGCTCGCGCTGATCAAGATTCGTGCCTCGCAGATCAACGGATGCGCCTACTGCCTCGACATGCACGGTCGCGAGGCACGCGCCGCAGGAATCGACGAGCGCCGCCTCGACGTGCTTGCCGGTTGGCACGAGGCACCGTCGCTCTACTCCGAGCGGGAACAGGCCGCGCTTGCGCTCACCGAGGCGGTCACGCTCATCGGCGAACGCGGCGTGCCCGACGAGACCTGGAGCCGGGCCACCGCCGCCTTCGACGAGAAGGAGATTGTGGTCGTGCTCATGGCGATCTCCGCGATCAATGTGTGGAACCGGCTCGCCATCAGCACGCACCAGGCTCTGCCCGAGCATCCGGCCGGCAGCTAA
- a CDS encoding DUF4349 domain-containing protein yields MKRSLSTVAVVAAVLLLAGCTAGGTSSRADAGNGGGGQSLAQPVKPKAASGTAIDSESKNAIVQRQVVTTGSLSISVKNPVAAAETATRTVATAGGRVDEQSEQPATDTHRASASLTLRVPSDRLDNTIASLKKLGTVNELTLNANDVTTQVQDTDARVSALQASVDRLLTLMSTATNTKDLIDLESALSSRQADLDSLKAQQAYLKDQVSMSTLTLTLHPLGTVASGAPDSFWGGLVAGWNALAATGAGVLVALGVLLPWLVVLAVIAGVVLLIVRRTRRGKPQSPSTQAARPTPSA; encoded by the coding sequence ATGAAGCGCTCACTCTCGACCGTCGCGGTCGTCGCCGCCGTTCTTCTGCTCGCAGGATGCACGGCCGGCGGCACCTCCTCGCGCGCCGATGCAGGAAACGGTGGCGGCGGTCAGTCTCTCGCGCAGCCCGTGAAGCCGAAGGCCGCCAGCGGCACCGCGATAGACAGCGAATCGAAGAACGCCATCGTGCAACGCCAGGTCGTCACGACAGGCAGCCTGTCGATCAGCGTGAAGAACCCGGTCGCCGCCGCCGAGACCGCAACGCGCACCGTGGCGACCGCGGGCGGTCGGGTCGACGAACAGAGCGAACAGCCGGCCACCGACACGCACCGGGCCAGCGCGTCTCTCACGCTCCGCGTGCCCTCCGATCGTCTCGACAACACCATCGCCTCGCTGAAGAAGCTCGGCACCGTCAACGAGCTGACCCTCAATGCCAACGACGTCACCACGCAGGTGCAAGACACGGATGCGCGGGTGAGCGCACTGCAGGCATCCGTCGACCGTCTGCTCACGCTCATGAGCACCGCCACGAACACCAAGGACCTCATCGATCTGGAGTCCGCCCTCTCGAGCCGACAGGCCGACCTTGACAGCCTGAAGGCGCAGCAGGCCTACCTCAAAGACCAGGTCTCGATGTCGACGCTGACGCTCACCCTGCATCCGCTCGGCACCGTCGCCTCGGGCGCGCCCGACAGCTTCTGGGGTGGCCTGGTCGCCGGCTGGAATGCCCTGGCCGCGACGGGGGCCGGCGTGCTGGTGGCCCTCGGCGTTCTGCTGCCGTGGCTCGTGGTTCTCGCCGTGATTGCCGGCGTTGTGCTGCTGATCGTGCGCCGCACGAGGCGCGGCAAGCCGCAGAGTCCCTCAACTCAGGCAGCGCGGCCGACGCCCTCTGCGTAG
- a CDS encoding alpha/beta fold hydrolase — MEWLRELVGRRSRRAPVLHIAGDEGTGPVVVLVHGIASSSVTFQNLVPLIEPTHRVISVDILGFGRSPTPEGAQYTLEEHVDALRATLLSLRLREPFTLVGHSLGSLIVSRYAAVHPAHIARLVLVGPPIYVAPAEIGDRRVRARVGAYLRAYEFLRRRKEFTLLNARILGRLLPIKGVFEITERTWEPFVKSLENCIEQQTTISDLAAVHVPVEVIYGSLDAFIAPGSLSVIERMRHVTMHRVEANDHLIRKRLARVVATAIG, encoded by the coding sequence ATGGAGTGGCTGAGGGAGCTGGTAGGGCGGCGCTCGCGGCGGGCCCCGGTGCTGCACATCGCCGGCGACGAGGGAACCGGCCCCGTCGTGGTACTCGTGCACGGCATCGCCTCCTCGTCCGTGACCTTTCAGAACCTGGTGCCGCTCATCGAGCCGACCCATCGGGTCATCTCGGTCGACATTCTCGGATTCGGCCGCTCGCCCACGCCGGAGGGTGCGCAATACACGCTGGAGGAGCACGTGGACGCGTTGCGCGCCACGCTTCTCTCGCTGCGCTTGCGGGAACCTTTCACGCTCGTCGGCCATTCCCTCGGCAGCCTCATCGTGAGCCGCTATGCGGCGGTGCATCCGGCGCATATCGCCCGGCTCGTGCTCGTGGGGCCGCCCATCTACGTGGCCCCGGCCGAGATCGGTGACCGCCGCGTGCGGGCGCGGGTGGGCGCCTATTTGCGCGCCTATGAGTTTCTGCGACGGCGTAAGGAATTCACGCTGCTCAACGCACGCATACTGGGCCGGCTGCTGCCCATCAAAGGGGTCTTCGAGATCACCGAACGCACATGGGAACCCTTCGTGAAGTCGCTCGAGAACTGCATCGAGCAGCAGACCACCATCAGCGACCTGGCGGCCGTGCACGTGCCCGTCGAGGTGATCTACGGATCGCTCGACGCATTCATCGCGCCCGGCAGTCTCTCGGTGATCGAGCGGATGCGCCACGTGACGATGCACCGCGTCGAGGCTAACGACCACCTGATTCGCAAGCGGCTGGCCCGCGTGGTGGCAACGGCCATCGGGTGA